TACGCACCATCACCTGCAGAAACTTGCGTCCTTAGCATCAACTCTTCCCCCAACATGACCGCTCCACCCGGTTGTAATGCCCGGGTAAATGAGCCACCTCCATTCTGTCGCCGAAAGATCCCCAGCTGTGAGCGAAACGGTCGCTGTGAACCACCAACGGCAAAAGCCGTCCCAGTCCCAGCACGGGCCTGTACATCGTCAGCAACACCGAGCCGTACCGAGTGTGTCCTGGCAACGATCCTTTGCTGTATGCGACACTGTAACGTTAGCACCGGATCAATGGCCGTTCGCATCCCGGCAATGGCGGGAAACCGAACTCGTAAACACAACTCCCGGGTAGGCGTTTGGCCGCACGGTATCACACCACATCGACCGAAATCGGGCCACGCAATGTCTACGAGCAGTCGCGATTGATCGAGTCGCATCTCACACCCACTGAGATCGCCACCATCGTTCTCAACATCCACAAGTGGAGCACTTTCGATAGAACTTTGCACGGTAAGAGACGCTCGGAAGTATCCGCCACTGTTTCGCAGACAAGCGAGCTCGTTCAGCTGCAATCGTATCGGTGATCTTTGATTAGTTGGATCATCCCGCAAGGAACGTCCAACGCCTCCGGATGACGGTGGAACGTAGATGTTTGCTGGTGGATCATACCGATATCCACCCTCCGTGTCGTTTCCATCCTCGAATCCTTCATCACCTAAGGGCGGGAAGGCTGATGTCGTTGGAGGGTTATAGTTGTATCCTGGAACGGATGGAGTTACCGTCGGTACCACAAACACCTCATCTCTCTGTGGTGGTTCATTGGGCGGTATATAGTCTCCGTTGACTTGGGGAGGTGATAAGGGAAACACTGGTTCATCTGCAGCTGGTTGATCTTGTGAAGCGGGCGGAAGATAATTATTCACAACCGACGGTGGAATAGGCGCTGGAGGTTCATCAGCGAACGGAACCGACTCCGGTGGAAGATATCCTGCTGCGGGCACATCATAATTGTATCCCACAGACCCTGTATCAATTTGGTCTCTTTGCGGTGAGACAGTGGACGTTGGTGCACGGTTTACAATTATTTCTGGCTGCACTGCACCATATCGACCTGCGAGTAAAAGTGCGTCCCTTTTCGGAGGCACTAGAGCACGTGTAATAGTAGCCGCGAAGACACTTCCACTACCGATCACTGGATCAGGTACGG
The DNA window shown above is from Anopheles funestus chromosome 3RL, idAnoFuneDA-416_04, whole genome shotgun sequence and carries:
- the LOC125768071 gene encoding uncharacterized protein LOC125768071 — encoded protein: MYPSAWCVIVCLIGSLFLCDVAVPDPVIGSGSVFAATITRALVPPKRDALLLAGRYGAVQPEIIVNRAPTSTVSPQRDQIDTGSVGYNYDVPAAGYLPPESVPFADEPPAPIPPSVVNNYLPPASQDQPAADEPVFPLSPPQVNGDYIPPNEPPQRDEVFVVPTVTPSVPGYNYNPPTTSAFPPLGDEGFEDGNDTEGGYRYDPPANIYVPPSSGGVGRSLRDDPTNQRSPIRLQLNELACLRNSGGYFRASLTVQSSIESAPLVDVENDGGDLSGCEMRLDQSRLLVDIAWPDFGRCGVIPCGQTPTRELCLRVRFPAIAGMRTAIDPVLTLQCRIQQRIVARTHSVRLGVADDVQARAGTGTAFAVGGSQRPFRSQLGIFRRQNGGGSFTRALQPGGAVMLGEELMLRTQVSAGDGWNFTRLSEVVMQRLSPTGTVLNSASLVNANGCLNPLMRAISPIAPVFEAPLGYRLGFRAAMFQGMRSGDEMVLRVRIVGCVDRRECVVENCQTTARSKRDTENPASEGHEANETSSSTTTTPSPPLTETASIAFRIMLPPDNVTSADLQDNPSGTSHSLLWITIGTTSTIVVIAVGVLALVLLTLRHKRRPNYDEYRAD